A region of Denticeps clupeoides chromosome 19, fDenClu1.1, whole genome shotgun sequence DNA encodes the following proteins:
- the ppm1lb gene encoding protein phosphatase, Mg2+/Mn2+ dependent, 1Lb encodes MMTLLSLLGRIMRYFLLRPETLFLLCISLALWSYFFHTDEVKTIVKSSRDAVKIVKGKVAEIMQNDKLAGLDVLNAEFSKTWESRGKNAAVYSIQGRRDHMEDRFQVVADVANKSHPSIFGVFDGHGGEAAAEYAKTHLMEGLKKQLQTFEKEKENSLQSYQSILKQQILSLDKEMLEKLSANFDEAGTTCLVALLSEKELTVANVGDSRGVLCDKDGNVIELSHDHKPYQLKERKRIKRAGGFISFNGSWRVQGVLAMSRSLGDYPLKNLNVVIPDPDILTFDLDKLQPEFMILASDGLWDAFSNEEAVRFIKERLDEPHFGAKSIVLQSFYRGCPDNITVMVVKFKKVTDK; translated from the exons ATGATGACTCTCTTGTCCCTCCTGGGTCGGATTATGCGCTATTTTCTGCTCAGACCGGAGAccctgttcctgctgtgcatCAGCCTGGCTCTGTGGAGTTATTTCTTCCACACGGACGAGGTGAAGACCATAGTCAAGTCCAGCCGGGATGCCGTGAAGATAGTGAAGGGGAAGGTGGCGGAGATCATGCAGAACGACAAGCTCGCCGGGCTCGACGTGCTCAACGCGGAGTTCTCCAAGACCTGGGAGTCCAGGGGCAAGAACGCCGCGGTGTACTCCATCCAAGGCCGCCGGGACCACATGGAGGACCGCTTCCAAGTCGTCGCGGACGTCGCCAATAAGAGCCACCCGTCCATATTCGGCGTTTTCGACGGCCACGGCGGTGAA GCTGCTGCTGAGTATGCGAAGACGCACCTGATGGAGGGTTTGAAGAAGCAGCTGCAGACGTttgagaaggagaaagaaaacaGCCTCCAGTCCTACCAGTCTATTCTGAAACAGCAAATCCTCTCTTTGGACAAAGAGATGCTAGAGAAGCTCTCCGCTAACTTTGATGAGGCAG GTACGACCTGCTTGGTAGCCTTGCTGTCAGAAAAAGAACTGACTGTGGCCAACGTTGGGGACTCCAGGGGGGTCCTGTGTGACAAGGATGGAAATGTAATCGAATTGTCCCATGACCACAAACCGTATCAGCTCAAAGAGCGCAAGAGGATCAAAAGGGCAG gtgggtTCATCAGCTTTAATGGCTCGTGGCGGGTGCAGGGAGTACTGGCTATGTCCCGCTCACTGGGTGATTATCCACTCAAGAACCTGAACGTGGTCATTCCTGATCCGGACATTCTGACCTTCGACCTGGACaagctgcagccagagttcatGATCTTGGCGTCGGATGGGCTGTGGGATGCGTTCAGCAACGAGGAGGCGGTGCGATTCATCAAAGAACGCCTGGACGAACCGCACTTTGGCGCCAAGAGTATCGTGCTGCAGTCCTTCTACCGTGGCTGCCCTGACAACATCACTGTCATGGTGGTCAAATTCAAGAAGGTCACAGACAAATAG
- the nmd3 gene encoding 60S ribosomal export protein NMD3, translating into MEYMQNPATSTHGNILCCTCGVPVQPNPANMCVSCLRSQVDISEGIPKQVSVHFCKQCERYLQPPATWVQCALESRELLALCLKKLKGSMSKVRLIDAGFLWTEPHSKRIKMKLTVQKEVMNGAILQQVFVVEFVIQSQMCNDCHRVEAKDYWKAVIQVRQKTVHKKTFYYLEQLILKHKLHQNTLRIKEIHEGIDFYYGTKQHAQKMVDFLQCTVPCRSKASQRLISHDVHSNSYNYKSTFSVEIVPVCKDNVVCLSPRLAQSLGNMGQVCVCIRVTSTIHLIDPNTLQIAEVDGNTFWRNPFSSLCSPRQLEEFIVMDIDIIRDQKLGAGAGFRSNKHTLAEVWVQKTSEMNTGQQYHCRTFLGHLLNIGDLVFGFDFANANINDEFLNKMNPHHVPDVVLIKKSYNRTKRVKRRNWKLQEMDRDREGMDSTDERQYQDFLEDLEEDEALRKNVNIFRDASKIAVESDTDDEGAPRISLMEMLEDLSLNDATGGSGADMMTD; encoded by the exons ATGGAGTATATGCAAAACCCTGCAACAAGTACTCATGGAAACAT CCTGTGTTGTACTTGCGGCGTCCCCGTACAGCCGAACCCAGCCAACATGTGCGTCTCCTGCCTGAGGTCGCAGGTGGACATATCAGAGGGAATCCCGAAGCAGGTCTCTGTGCACTTCTGCAAGCAGTGCGAAAG GTACCTGCAGCCTCCTGCGACATGGGTGCAGTGTGCCCTAGAGTCCCGAGAGCTGCTGGCCCTCTGCCTCAAGAAGTTGAAGGGATCCATGTCTAAG GTTCGACTGATTGATGCAGGTTTCCTGTGGACAGAACCCCACTCCAAGAGGATCAAGATGAAACTTACTGTTCAGAAAGAA gtgatgaatggagcCATCCTCCAACAAGTGTTTGTGGTGGAGTTTGTCATTCAGTCCCAGATGTGTAATGACTGCCACAGAGTGGAGGCTAAGGATTACTGGAAGGCTGTGATTCAAGTGAGGCAGAAG ACTGTCCACAAGAAAACATTTTACTACTTGGAACAGCTGATTCTGAAGCACAAGCTACATCAGAATACACTGCGCATCAAAGAAATCCATG AGGGGATTGATTTCTACTATGGCACAAAGCAGCATGCACAAAAGATGGTGGATTTCCTTCAGTGCACTGTTCCCTGCAG GTCAAAAGCTTCCCAGCGCCTCATCTCCCATGATGTCCATTCGAATTCTTACAATTACAAAAGCACTTTCTCTGTTGAGATTGTTCCTGTGTGCAAG GACAATGTGGTGTGCTTGTCCCCACGTCTGGCACAGAGCCTGGGGAATATGGGTCAGGTTTGCGTCTGCATCCGGGTCACCAGCACTATCCACCTTATCGATCCTAATACTCTACAGA TTGCTGAGGTGGATGGTAATACGTTTTGGCGGAACCCCTTCAGCAGCCTCTGTAGCCCCCGACAGCTGGAAGAGTTCATAGTCATGGATATAGACATCATCCGAGATCAGAAATTAGGAGCGGGAGCTGGGTTCAGATCTAATAAG CACACCCTTGCGGAAGTGTGGGTGCAGAAGACCTCAGAAATGAACACTGGTCAGCAGTACCACTGCCGCACCTTCCTGGGCCACCTGCTGAACATTGGAGACCTGGTTTTTGG CTTTGATTTTGCTAATGCAAACATCAACGATGAGTTCCTCAACAAGATGAATCCTCATCACGTGCCAGATGTG GTTTTGATTAAGAAGAGTTACAACCGTACAAAGAGAGTTAAACGGCGCAACTGGAAACTACAGGAGATGGACCGAGACCGAGAGGGCATGGACAGCACTGATGAGAG GCAATATCAGGACTTCTTGGAAGATCTGGAGGAAGACGAAGCATTGAGAAAGAACGTGAACATCTTCAGAG atgccTCCAAAATAGCAGTGGAAAGTGACACAGATGATGAGGGTGCGCCACGCATCTCTCTGATGGAGATGCTGGAAGATCTGAGCTTAAACGATGCTACAGGCGGATCAGGAGCTGACATGATGACAGACTGA
- the sptssb gene encoding serine palmitoyltransferase small subunit B → MDVKNMREYMGWLYYQYLLITGIYVLEPWEQSIFNTVLFTMIGMVVYTSYVFIPIHVRLALEFFSGLCGGQPESTVALMN, encoded by the coding sequence ATGGATGTGAAGAACATGAGGGAGTACATGGGCTGGCTGTACTACCAGTACTTGCTCATCACTGGCATCTATGTGCTGGAGCCCTGGGAGCAGTCCATCTTCAACACCGTCCTCTTCACCATGATCGGCATGGTTGTATACACCTCGTACGTATTCATTCCCATCCACGTGCGCCTGGCACTCGAGTTCTTTTCTGGCCTATGCGGCGGCCAGCCAGAAAGTACTGTGGCGCTGATGAACTAA
- the otol1b gene encoding otolin 1b, translating into MTMPAAQLVALAATVLVFTVTHAFAKTTPKPKYSYTKKPLRELPQTTTYAGWHSSPGKGAGTTHPTPAPLSATESTTYASDVVSDYPAGGTVAPGGTQENYTLDYNECYFNFCECCPPEKGPRGPKGDRGLPGSPGERGDPGPRGTPGPPGLTGTMGIKGDKGEKGDHGNNGIGGAAGIPGKPGERGEVGFKGEKGDIGFQGVKGDKGEKGEAGENGTKGEMGESGKLGPPGPQGMTGGKGEKGDKGECGILAERGLKGDKGDPGPPGLRGEAGTPGLNGLHGTPGMTGERGEPGLPGPPGELGVRGPPGQIGMRGQRGPKGDRGPQGKRGDRGPRGMKGANGLSETRPRSAFSMGLFPSKSFPPSGFPVRFDKVFYNGESHYDLAASKFNCTYPGVYVFSYHITVRNRPLRAALVVNGVRRVRSRDTLYGQDIDQASNMVLLRLAQGDQVWVETLRDWNGAYSSSEDDSIFSGFLLYSDLP; encoded by the exons ATGACAATGCCTGCTGCTCAACTGGTAGCCCTCGCTGCAACAGTATTGGTCTTTACTGTGACTCATGCTTTTGCCAAAACCACTCCAAAGCCCAAATACTCCTACACGAAGAAGCCCCTGCGTGAGCTACCTCAGACCACAACATATGCAGGGTGGCACAGCAGCCCTGGAAAAGGTGCTGGCACCACCCACCCCACGCCAGCTCCGCTTTCAGCTACAGAAAGCACCACTTATGCCAGCGATGTGGTTTCTGACTATCCTGCTGGGGGAACAGTGGCACCTGGGGGTACACAGGAGAACTATACATTAGACTACAATGAATGCTACTTCAACTTCTGTGAGTGCTGCCCACCAGAGAAGGGACCAAGGGGGCCAAAAGGAGATAGGGGACTGCCAG GATCTCCAGGGGAAAGGGGGGACCCAGGACCTAGAGGAACACCTGGACCTCCAGGACTTACTGGAACTATGGGTATAAAAGGAGATAAAG GAGAGAAAGGTGACCATGGAAACAATGGCATTGGAGGTGCTGCTGGAATTCCAGGGAAACCAGGAGAAAGAG GTGAGGTCGGTTTCAAAGGTGAGAAAGGTGACATTGGCTTTCAAGGGGTTAAAGGTGACAAAGGTGAAAAAGGAGAGGCCGGAGAGAATGGGACTAAAGGTGAAATGGGTGAATCTGGGAAGCTTGGACCACCAGGACCCCAAGGCATGACTGGAGGGAAAGGTGAAAAGGGTGACAAGGGAGAATGTGGAATACTTGCAGAAAGAGGCCTTAAGGGTGACAAAGGTGACCCAGGACCCCCTGGATTACGGGGTGAGGCTGGCACACCAGGGCTGAATGGATTGCATGGGACCCCCGGCATGACAGGTGAACGAGGAGAACCAGGCCTACCCGGTCCCCCAGGGGAATTGGGGGTGCGAGGTCCCCCAGGCCAAATAGGGATGAGGGGTCAGAGAGGACCAAAAGGTGACCGAGGCCCTCAAGGGAAGAGAGGTGACCGTGGACCTCGTGGAATGAAAGGCGCGAACGGTTTGAGTGAAACTCGTCCCCGCTCTGCTTTCAGCATGGGTCTCTTTCCCAGCAAGTCCTTTCCTCCGTCAGGTTTTCCTGTCCGCTTTGACAAGGTCTTCTACAACGGAGAGAGTCATTACGACCTCGCGGCCAGCAAATTCAACTGCACCTACCCGGGGGTCTATGTCTTCTCCTACCACATCACAGTGCGCAACAGGCCCCTGCGAGCCGCGCTGGTGGTAAACGGAGTCCGCAGGGTACGTTCCCGGGACACGCTCTATGGACAGGACATTGACCAGGCGTCCAATATGGTCCTGCTTCGACTTGCACAAGGGGACCAGGTCTGGGTGGAGACACTGAGGGATTGGAATGGTGCCTACTCCAGCAGTGAGGATGACAGCATATTCTCTGGGTTCCTTCTCTACTCAGACTTACCTTGA
- the LOC114769458 gene encoding high affinity immunoglobulin gamma Fc receptor I-like has translation MSLLLILTVVLIQPSWTKRPGKQEVLSIDVTLPPLRAVVELATGRPELLSGDSFQLTCHVPEEPSPFWSFQWFRNGRLVGNATSYEITKARVQHGGFYTCKGARETELNPQGVMHTLTSPPLKMHVDGGWVILQASTDPMIVQESLILMCRIRGNPIPSEVILYRDGTEILRHHHNILVIPNLTLDDQGMYWCRATWENKGLSQAAQSLAVKVNVLDILTTPVLKAESGDSTVRRGQTLTLKCITEFNTRQTDLVLHYYFFKDDKIMAPATSSSEFSLHNVAPGNAGLYRCKAGVFKLGLEKWSHELNIQIL, from the exons ATGTCTCTGCTGCTGATACTCACCG ttgtgTTAATACAGCCTTCATGGACCAAGCGTCCAGGAAAACAGGAAg TGCTTTCTATAGATGTGACACTCCCACCCCTCAGAGCTGTGGTTGAGTTGGCCACGGGGAGGCCAGAGCTGTTGTCAGGCGACTCATTTCAGCTGACCTGCCACGTGCCGGAGGAGCCCTCACCTTTCTGGAGTTTCCAGTGGTTCCGTAACGGGAGGTTGGTGGGAAATGCAACGTCATATGAAATCACTAAGGCTCGAGTCCAACATGGTGGCTTCTACACCTGTAAAGGTGCGAGGGAGACAGAGCTGAATCCTCAGGGTGTCATGCACACGCTCACCAGTCCTCCCCTCAAGATGCACGTTGATG GGGGTTGGGTCATCCTACAGGCATCTACTGATCCAATGATTGTTCAAGAATCACTCATTCTGATGTGCCGTATCCGTGGCAACCCTATCCCAAGTGAAGTCATCCTGTACAGAGATGGAACTGAGATTCTGAGACACCACCACAACATACTAGTCATACCCAACCTTACCCTGGATGACCAGGGAATGTACTGGTGTAGAGCTACCTGGGAAAACAAGGGGCTCTCCCAAGCTGCTCAGTCGTTAGCGGTTAAAGTCAATGTTTTAG ACATTCTAACAACACCAGTGCTAAAAGCAGAATCTGGGGACTCCACGGTTCGACGGGGACAGACACTGACACTGAAGTGCATAACAGAGTTCAACACCAGACAAACCGACTTGGTACTTCACTATTATTTCTTCAAGGATGACAAGATAATGGCTCCAGCCACCTCCAGCTCTGAGTTCTCTCTTCATAACGTGGCCCCGGGGAACGCAGGACTGTACCGCTGCAAAGCTGGTGTTTTTAAACTGGGACTGGAGAAGTGGAGTCATGagttaaatatacaaatattataG